Within the Halichoerus grypus chromosome 2, mHalGry1.hap1.1, whole genome shotgun sequence genome, the region ACTCTGTGAGAAAACAGGAAGCCCCGCCATCTTCCCCCACCTTGAGGACAGATGTATGTGGATCACTGGCCCAGCTTCCTCCCTGCTAGGTGGGACTGCTCTGAGGCGTGTCCTACACCGTATCTCTGAGGCTGTCcagtgggatggagcccagctgCTACTGGGATGGCTCCTCCATCAAAGTACACTTCATTGGCTTTCCCCACCTCCCTGTTCCCTCACTCTACTTCCTGGGATCACCTTTTCATAAACTAATTGCACCAAAGTCCTTGCCTCAGGATCTGATTTTGAAGAAAGCCAAACTTAAACAGGCTCTTTGGTACTTGTTTTCAATGAATCTGGATTGCTTTCATCATGCCCACCATCTTCCTGTGCACCCCATCATCCTATCCATTAATGAGCAATTGGTGTACTGGTTTTACTGGGCTGATGTCACCTGCCCCCACAGCCCCTCTGAGGCCTGTTCACTCAGAGGACAGCACTGAGCATGCTCAGGAGCAGAGGCACCTCCAGGAAGACCAGGAGCCGGAAGTAgatcctgctgagcagggacctgtgGGGGACACGGTGACAGGCAGTGAGCCACATCCTCAGGGAGACGCCCTGGTACCCTCCACAATCCTTCTGTCCCTGTGCCCATGTCCTGAGGCTACAACAGTCCACACAGAGATCAGTCCCAGGAGGGTCCAAGGGCGGGGCAGCCCCACACAACAGACCATGCCTGTGACCCTCAGGCTAACAATTGCCCTTGAGACAGGATGTGGACATGGAGAGGGCCTGGCTATTGGAGTGACAGGAGGGAGACCCTAGGGAGCAGGCAGGACCTGGGCCAGGGAAAGAGTTCTACCTAAGCCCTCCCCATTGGGGGTTACCCTGTCTGTCGACCAGAAATCAGTGCCGGGGTTATTTATCTGATGTCTGCTCCCCATGAGCAGTGTTTCCCATGAGGGATCGGAAATGTGTGCTTTAGTCCCAGGGAGGATCTGGCACCTGTGCGGTGCCTCCAAAACCTTGGCCTTGAAATTCAGGGGTTCATGATGGAGGGAATGAATGACCCCACTCACCTCTCGGCTCCCTTAGGGGCCTGGTCTTCAACAGATGATTCTCTGGCAAGAgcctggaaggggaaggggctgcagAAAAGGAAGCCCAGGGGCCCACAGAGCACCTGACTGACCTGGGCCGGGTCCTGAAGGCCCCCTTTGCAAAATACTTGCACATGCTTTTCCCTGTCTCTGGAGCCCGATTTCCACAGATACCTGAGTGATGGCTCCCCAAATCCTACAGGTCTCCAGGGAAATGTCCTCTCACCGGCCAGGCCTCCCTGATCATTGTGTATTAAATagcaatcccaccaccctgaatCTCTCCCACACATACTCTCCCCGACCATGTGTCCTATTTCCTTCAAGCATTCATCACGAACTGGCATTACTTCTATTGATGAATGTGTTGACTTCTTCACTGTGTGAATTTCCCAACTATTGTCAGAGCAGGCTTGTGTCTAGGTGGCCCAGGGCTGTATCCCTAGAAGAGCACCTGGCACTTGGTAGGACTTCCACAATTCGGCGTGGAGTTGGTAAATAAGTGCAGGACCTAGGCCaagacacacacacccacattcCTTAGCCCTCCGCGTTGCCTAGAAATCACCCAGGTGTCAAAGGTCTCCAGCTGCTAGCTCCTTACCCAGGATGTTGTCTGGGATTGGGGGTCTCCTGCGGAGTTGTGGTGCCCCACGTGGGGACTGGCAGGGTCCTGTGAAGACCTGGGGTGCTGGTGGGCCTCACGGAGCTGGGGCCTACAGTGAGGATTGAGGGAGAAGCCTGTGTCAGGCCAGCTGTCCTCCCCCGGgctctcccactctctgtcaGCTGTGTGGCTCCGACTCACCTAGTCCTGGTCACTCAGGCCATCTGGACAGATGTCCTGGCTCCACATCCCCCCACAGCCACACCCAGTCTGACTGGCACTCTGGCCCTCCCCTGGGCCCTTCTCCAGGTGCACCCTGGCCAGGTGGGCGATTTCAGAGGCAGAGTCGTCCTGCTCACCGGGGCACGTGACAGTGTGTGGAAAGAGCAAGGGCTCCGGGCTCAGCCACCCCGCACCTTGTTTACCCTGGCAGAGGATGGGGTGAGCTTTACTCTGTAGAGATTGATCCAGAGCTgagggtggggcaggcagggtcCTTAGGCAGGGCTGATGTCTGGAGTGAGGATCATGAAACAGGGCACTCAGCGGAGTCTACACTGAATGGTGGGACCCTGGCACTCAATGCACTCAGGCCCCAAACTGTCAGCCAGACCTGTGAACCTGGGGGGCCACCGGACAGAAGGATAGACAGAAAGAAAGATctagagagacagacacacatcTGGGGGACCCCATAGAATGTGGCCTGTCCTGAAGCCAACTGGACAAATGGCTTTCCCTCACAGAGCCAGTGGTGTCCGAGGATGCTCAGCCCCTCACTGTTAAATAGGATCCCACAAAGGGCCTGGGAGGGAAATGTCCTGTGTGAGAGAAACGATTAACTACAAGAAGGACCTCAGAGGAACCAGGGACAACATCAGAATAAGAACACAAGATAAAAATCTACACACTTGGATGGATGATCTCCATGTGGTTTTTAGGAAACAGAAACAGGGTTCTAGTAGATAAGAATTATTAGCAGCACAAGGAAGTATATTTGGGGCCAAAGGCCTGAGAAATCATTTTTCTCATCCTTCTTCTCCTTTGTCTGAGGGGAGATTTGAGGGGTTTCTCTGAGCTCCCTCCTATGGGGACAAGgggccagagggggagggggagagtcaAGCTGCGGGGGCAGGGAGGTCCCCAAATGCTCAcagaagccccacatcagggtctgGGGCTCCTTCTTGGGCCCCTGTTCAGGCTGCTGCAGACCCCCAGGATCACAGCTGTGAGGCTGGTGCCTCAGGAACCATCCATGACACACTGATGTCCTGTTAGAGCCTGAGGTCATGGGCAGCCAGTAAGGGAGAAGAGCAAATGCCCTAGGGGTTCCGTTCCCCATTGGGAGGACAGAGAGCGGTCCAGGAAGAGACTCAGGTCCCCTTCAGCGTGGACGGGACCCTTGTCAGGACAGGAAGGCAGCTGACCCCAGACTCAGGGCCATCCCCAGTGCCCACCCTGGGAGAGCTTTAAGCGCGAGAGTGTGTCAGGGTGGGGCACATGGAAGCGCCTAGGTCAGCCAGAGGTGTGCATGGGCTTGTGTGAGTGTGCAGACAACACAACCCCtgcacacacaaatgcacacacacctaGACACACACggacatatacacagacacaacacatgcacacacacacacacacacacggacacataCAGGCACATCCCCAGTGTCCTGGGTCACCCACCCCATCCTAACCCCACTCTTCTACCCCAGGACCCACCCCTTTCCTGCCGGGGTCGGGGTGATCAGCCCCAGTCTCAGGCAGCCCTGGTGCtggcgctgggggaggggggtccacAGCTCACCTGGGGTCACAGACACCTCAATGCGGAAGGTGTGGTCGAACACAAATCCTGGCAATCCTGATGTATCGATCCCACACCGGTATGTTCCTGCATCATCCTCTGTGAGGCTCTCCAAGGTCACTGTGAAGGTGAGGGTGGCGGGATGGTCCCTGATGGACACACGGCCGCTCCTCacttctctgtctgcctctttGGTCTTTACAGTACTCCACACGCATGGGCTCTTGCACCAGTATTTGGCAACCTCTCTGAATTTCTCCTCGTACTGACACTGCACGCTCAGGGATCCCCCCACGGTGCCTGTCACGGAGGTGGGGCCACTCAGACACCAACAGCCTGGAAAACACAACCGAGTGTGGTCCCTCACCAGATGAGCCTGGGTCAAAGGGATCTGGGGTCATGGTGGCCCTGGATTCCCCAAAAGGATCTCAGGGACTGGAGGGGGTCTTGGCAGGAGACAGACCTTTCCTGAGACTAGAGGGGGAGGAGGTAGCTCCCTACCCACAAAGTGGCACAAGGAGAGGGTgttcaatgtgtgtgtgtgtgtgtgtgtgtgtgatgcaccAAGATCTCCTTTCTGACTGTGACCCTACAGTAATGGTGGTcacaggcgcccctctcctcAGAGTTGCTCTGTCCACTATAGTGGATTTAACTCACCTGCTTCATGCTCTGAATGCTCCTGGTCACTGCTGGGGCAGTGCTGGCCAATCCTAGAATgttctctgctctccctcctcctgcccaggtGCTGCTTCCCTCCACATGGGccaccccgcacccccccacacacaccctgacCACAAGGAAGTGACATGTCACTTGTCCATTGTCAGTACTCTGCCCTGCGAGTCACAGTAGAGTGGACTTTCCAAAGAAGAAAGACTCCTGTGTCCCTCCCCTGTCTCCcttgtctccctccttcccactcagGGCAGACTTCCCTGCCCAGGCTCAGCCCCGCTCACCTGGGACCTGCAGAAGGAGCAGAGCTACAGGCAGCCAAGGCCTCCCGTCTCTCGGGGGCATGTCTGCAGCACAGACGTCACCCACAGCAATGCCAGGCTCCTGAGCGGGGACAATTTCAAGCCTCCTCACAGAAGGTCCAGTCTCCACGACCCACTTCTGCTTTTTGAGGCCTCTTTGCTTCCCTGTCCAGCCTGTGTTGGTCTCACAATCTTCTTCCACATTGACTCAAGCTGGTTGGGGTGCAGGAAGCTCGGGGAGAGAAGCACCACGGACTGAGGCAGAGTCCTGGACCTGGTGCCCCGGGGTCCTCTCAATCCCAGTGACAGGACAGCTCCTGGTCAAGGACTGGATTGGGATTGCCATCCCCTTAAGCAGACAAcatctgctcctctctctgtccaCACTCGCCCCACACAATGGAGTCACACTGGAGCATTTCCTCCTCAGTGGGACTCCCTCACCCCTGTGACATGTCACTTCCTGTGGTCAGGATGGACCATGTCCTGGGTGGAGAGCCTGTAGCCCATCTTCTCAGGCATCGGTGGTGACTGCAGGGGTGTTAAGACTCCCCAGCCTGCAGCTCCAAGCACCCACAGTCCCCATGGGACCCCTGCTCTCCTCTGGCCACACAAGTTGGCACTGTGACCTCAGATGCTTTCAAAGGTCCCATTAGGGTTCTGGGTTCCTAACCAGGGTACAAATCCCCCAGGCTGCGCTTCCCTCCTGTGTGTTTCTCTGTTCTCCAAACATGGACATGGAGCAGCCGTCACCAACCCCGTGAGCACCTCACTTTTGAGTCTTTCTTCTTTGGAAAGTCCACTCTACTGTGACTCACAGGGCAGAGTACTGGCAATGGACAAGAGGGTCCAGAGATTGAGGAAGCTGATGGGACCATGGGGACATGTGAAGCTGAGACTGGGCTTCTCCTCTCCATCCAGTGGCACGAGGGATCGTTGTGTAACCAGAGGGTGGTCTGCCAAAACACTGGCTGCTGGTGTCCCTTTTGAGTTCACAGTGGTGACCAGGGACCTCTTCAAGGTGCAGAGTTGGGGGATGGTCCttgccaggaggtggggaggttTGTCCTAACTCAGAGTGGCGTGTTCTCATGATATGATGGGTTTGGGGTGAGTTTATGCTGGAAATGGTAGGGAGGCAGGTTAAGGTGCAGGGCTTGACATCTTGCCTGGGTTAAGCCAGGTCCTCAACTTTGTCATGCACAACCAGGTCTATCAATTTCCCCTTAAACAGTCTCTCCCCAGATCTGTTCTTCCTCCATACTATCTTATCTAGATCAAAAGGAACAATATTCCCAGAGTTATTGCAAGGAGACTCTGTCACTCGGGATTCCTCTCTCTGTCATTCCCCACCAATGCTTCCTCTGGTACTGTCCATCTGCCCATatcccctcttcctcctgacaTTAcaacctttctctctcctcttagtGCAAGGGTGACATCCCTGTTCTTCCCAGTCCCCTCAGGCCTTGTCCTCCCTCTGTTCCACTCATCAGCAAGAGAGGACTTCAACAAAATCAGGAGTAGCCAATACACCCTTTTGTCCCCTGCTCTTCAGATGAaacccactctccttgcttggcTTACATGACCTGAGTGGGACCAGCCAATTATAGGTTCTGCATTTCTATCTTGCTCCCCCACCTCAATGTGCCCCGTGCTCCAGCCACAGTACCCATCCTTCCCCAGGGCCTTAGcacctgcttgtccctccccttgGATCTTTGTCCACCTCTTCTCACTGCTTAATCCTTCTTACCCTTTAGATTTCACCTTGGATGCCACTCCCTCAGAAAGTCATCCCTGATCACCCTTTCTAGGGGTCACCCTGTTGTCTCAATTACCAACCCCCATTTGTTTCCTCCGTAGTTCACCAAACCTTGTTAGTATGTTTCTTTTGGTGGTTTCTATGCATCTCCCCACTAAGATAGAGCTCATATCATAGCAGCAATCTGGGTCTGTTTTTCATCACCGAATGACCCGGTGGCCAACTGCAGTATGGGACAAATGGTCGGCTTATGATAAATGTTTACTTAAAGAGCAAATGAgtgattgagtgaatgaataaagactGAATTGGCTGCAGACATTGGCCCTAAGCAAGTGTGGTCCAAGTAGATTTGATATCTATCGCGGCATTTCAAATACCTGCAAAACCCAGTGGCAGAACACAACATTAATTATCTCACACTTCCTGAGACTCACAAATCTGAGAGTGGCTTATCTGGGTGGTTGTGGCTCAGGATATCTCTTTCACAAAGTTGTGGTCAAGATATTGACCAAGCTATACTCATTGGAAGGCTGGGCTGGCCTGGAGGATCTGCTTCAGAGATGACACGCTCACATGGTTGTTAGCAGGAGTCCTTAGCTCCTCGCCCAGTAGAACTACTTTAGTGTCTTCATGATATGGCAACGAGTTTCTCCCAGAGTGTGTGATCCTAGAAAGAGCAAGGCGTAACatatttatgatttcttcttggaAGTCGTATACCATTGCTTCTGCCATATCTGTGGACCACACACCCACCCTGATACAATgtagaggacccctcccaaggaTGTGGATATCTGATCTGAGTGGTGGCCATGAAAGATACCACTTTCTACAATGTCAGTAAGCTGTGTATTTAGGATATGTGCAATTTCCTGTTCTCGTGTTCCACGccaataaaagaatttaaaaagcaaaaaccaatacGTGAAAGTATACCTCTGAAACTTTGCTTCATTTTTGTGGGGAGGTTTGCTGTTTATTGGTCTTTTCTCACATAGCAAAGAGTTTACGTAATCTCCCCATACCCCGAGCTACCTTGCCAACAGCTCAGTCAACAAACTGACCAGAAGCATGTTATAAGTGATGATggcaggattcgaacccagaTTCCTCTGGCACCACTGCTCAAGTGCCTTTCACTCACACCATGACAATGGCAGGCAGAGTGGCCCAGAGccagcaagagggagaagcacctTCTTCAGACCCAGGAAGCAGAATGAGAGGCAGCTGGTGGCATTGTAACCCAAATTGAGAAACTTGACAGGGACTCACTGTTCCCTCAGTCTTCTCAGCCCACCaccatctcttccttctctctctcacttcccctcttCTGAAAACTCTTCAGTTTCTGCAGCTCCTGGCTGAGCTGAGAAGTTGGAAGATCCACCAGGTGAACAGGGCAGTTACAACAGCAACTTGACTTTAGGTTTGAGTCCGAGCCCTGAAAGTTAATGTTATGGGTTAACTGGCCATGGGCTGCTCAGATGGGAGATTAtctctgggtgtgtctgggatgatgtttctggatgagatgaCCATCTGAATCCATGGACTCAGTGAGGCAGGTTGCTCTCCCTcaggtgggtgggcctcacccaatcagttgaGGGTCTGAGTAGAAATGGATGaccagcagaggaaggaggaattggCCCCTTGCTGCCTGATGGCTTCGGCTGGGACATCCATCTTTTCCCACCCTCTGCACTCCTGGATCTCAGACCCTTGAACTTGGAATGAATTCTACCACCAGCCTCTTGGGTACTCCTCAGCTCCCATCACCGTGGGAGCATATTCCTTATAATAAACTcttcatatacatatttttcctaTTGGTTCGGTTTCTCCAgggaaccttgactaatacaggtgTGTATTTGACCCTGTGGCAGTTTACTTCTTCAACCCTCAAGCCTGCACATGAGGACCTAATTCAGGAAGATCCATGTGAGGACTCAACAGGAAGATGCAAAATCTCACCACTTCCTCTCACCTGCAGGGTGACCTTACATGATATCTCCCAGAGTTGATGGAATGTAGGTGTTTCTAGGGCTGCTACAGAGAAACTTGGAGTAAAAGCCTAGGATGTCAgcatgctgagcatggaagagCCTGGGGACCATCCACACAGTGAATTAGGTCTGTCTTTTAAAgggaaatgaatgaaacaaagacCAAGTTAAAGGCAAATGTTATTGCCTTTCCTTGGGCTGGAATCAGAAGTatctgctttattcttctttgccTTTAGGGTGtttctgaggttcagagaggcctGGGACACTTCTGTTTTGTGCATCTCTCAGCatctgaagaaaagagagatgcCAAAGTAGGGTTACAAAATTTCtgggataggggcgcctgggtggctcagttggttaagcgactgccttcggctcaggtcatgatcctggagtccctggatcgagtcccgcatcgggctccctgctcggcagggagtctgcttctccctctgaccctcccccctctcatgtgcttgctctctcattctctctctctcaaataaataaattaaaaaatctttaaaaaaaaaacaaaaaaacacaaaatttctgGGATATTTTAGAGTGGGAAGAGGTAACTGTTGACTTGGCCCCCACACCAGCCTGGAGGATGCTGAGTCCCATTGCCTGCCTGCACCTGGAGTTCAGGTGCCCCAATCCCTGATGGCGTCCCCACGGGCACAAGCTTATCTCTAGGAAACTGGGAGAGGCCCTTGGGCTGTGTACCCAGGGCTCTTGGAAGTGCTGAGAGGAAGAGTATGTATGAGCACtacagggacaaaaaaaaaattatggtatatttCAAATGTGTAAACTTCATGAGTCAACTTTTTATATGCAAATGGTCATAAGGCATAATTAATTGGGCTATAAAAATGATtcctgaattaaaatattaatttacttgTGTTTTGGTAGgaataaaacacacatatataaatagtaGGATGAACATTTACGTCAGTGCAGCCCTGTGATTGTATAGAGAATTCAATTTAGAGATAATATAAAGACTACTTTTGAGGTTTGTCATGGGATGCCAGGCCAGAGCCAAAGGACAGACCTCTCTCCTCACTACAAGGTtgaccctcccaccccaacctcctGCCCATTTCTACCCATCTCTCTTGGTCCTGGCAACTCTGTCTCCTTGTTTCTCATCCCCTCAGCCACCTTTCCTTAGACCTTGCTGGCCCTGATCATAGTTAGTCTTGAAAGAGCTGCTTCCCTCACTCATGAGCAATAAGAGGAAGCATTGTCAGTTGTCACCACACCAAGTTGCCAGCCAGCTGACCATGTTCAGGAGGGGGCACTGGGTCTCTCTACCCCTTCCAGCAGGTAAGAAATCCAGAAGAGCCATGTGGTCGCTGcttctcaataaagctgaagcCCTGGGCTAGAGTCAGATGTGTCCTGTCTTTCTGCCTGGTTGTATTCCCTCTTTCGGGCACAGGTGGTTAGGGCCCTGACTTATTCTAGTCTGTACTACCCTTTGGGCTCCAGGCCCCTGGTTGCACCTTGAGCTCTGGACCTGTGAATGTCTGGTCCCACCTCTAGATGGCCCCAAGGGAGACACAGTGATTCCTAAGCCAACAGCTCAGGCTAATGAGCAGGATGGGACTTGGGGAGTGGAGCAGGCTGTAGGACTCAGCCTGAGGAGGAAAGGTCATCAGGATTCAGTGGGTCTAGTTCTAACCCCTGGGTGGCCAGGATCAGAGTATTTGAATCATCCAGGGGGACTCAGCAGCTGAGAAGCAATCCTGTTAGagtacaattatttttaagtccTTAAAGAGGGTCCGCCCAGAAGTTCTGCAAATGGCCACTATCGTCATCTTTTGGTGGCTTAAAGAAGTGCCACAGGTATGCTCTGGTTGATACCTTCATTCTCATCAGGAGGTTGGGAACCAGAAATGCCTTTTgtacaaaccaaaagagactcttcatcataggaaacaaactgaggttttctggaggggagtggggtggggggacggggttactcggtgatggacattaaggagggcacgtgatgtaatgagcactgggtattgtgtAAGACAGATGACTCACTAACTCCTAaatctgaaactagtaatacattatatgttaattaatcaaatttaaataaaaaatttaaaaaaagaaatgccttttgTACTTGAGTATCAGGCCTGTCATgatccctccagctccctgctgacAGAGGGCCGGAGCTCAAGGAAATTCTGGAGCCCCatggaaaaaagatatttggTTTTCAGTCAGAGAGATTAGAGCTCAGGtttagggagaattgacatctatttatttaaattttctttgatttctgtcaTCAGCGTTTTGTCATTTTTGGCATCCATATCCAGGAcatattttgttaagtttatacctaaacatttcattttctttggagaaagtgGAAACggaatgcattttaaatgttGGCTTGCATATGTTCACTTGTTAGTATATGGAAATGTGATTGACTTGTGTGTGTTAATCTTGTATCCCATGACCTGATGAACTCACCTCTTAGTTCTATGAGGTTTTGCAGATGGTTtgaggttttctacatagacaattatgtcatctgcaaacagggacagctttattcttcttttccattctccatgcctttatttctttatctgaccTACTGCAATAGCCAGAATTTCCAGGGCTAAGATGAATacatggtgagagtgggcatctctgCCTTGCTcatgatcttagagggaaagcatttAGTTTTTCATTGTTCAGTGTGATgacagtgtatttttcttttagatgaTCTTCATCAAGTTGAGGAAATGCCCTCTATTCTTGTTTTTATGAGTTTCttttttatcatgagtgggtATTGGagtttgtcatatgctttttcagTGTCATTTGAGATGATcctatgatttttcttccttagtttGGTATAGTGGATTACAGTGCTTCATTTTTCAAAGTTGAACCAAACTTACCTACCTGGAATAAACCTCACTccatcatggtgtataattctttgcTGAATTCCGTTTGCTTGCCTTGCCTATCCACATCTACCTGACCCCCCGGATTCCTGCCCCACTGGCTTCTCAGGGCACTCCCCTGCCCTGAGCTTTGCCTTTGCTCAGACCTTCCACCTTCCACCCCTCACCTGCCTGAGGCTCTCACccaggaggagacaaaccatgagagactatggactccgggaaacaaactgagggtttcagaggggagtggggtgggggggatggattagctgggtgatgggtaataaggagggcaggtgttgtgatgagcactgggtgttatacacaaccaatgaatcattgaacactacatcagaactaatgatgtactatacggtggctaactgaacacaataaaaatttaaaaaagaggctATCCCTGTCCTCTGTCACCCGATCCTCTGAACTCTCAT harbors:
- the LOC118527273 gene encoding CMRF35-like molecule 6 isoform X6, whose amino-acid sequence is MPPRDGRPWLPVALLLLQVPGCWCLSGPTSVTGTVGGSLSVQCQYEEKFREVAKYWCKSPCVWSTVKTKEADREVRSGRVSIRDHPATLTFTVTLESLTEDDAGTYRCGIDTSGLPGFVFDHTFRIEVSVTPGPSSVRPTSTPGLHRTLPVPTWGTTTPQETPNPRQHPGSLLSRIYFRLLVFLEVPLLLSMLSAVL
- the LOC118527273 gene encoding protein CD300H-like isoform X3, which translates into the protein MPPRDGRPWLPVALLLLQVPGCWCLSGPTSVTGTVGGSLSVQCQYEEKFREVAKYWCKSPCVWSTVKTKEADREVRSGRVSIRDHPATLTFTVTLESLTEDDAGTYRCGIDTSGLPGFVFDHTFRIEVSVTPGPSSVRPTSTPGLHRTLPVPTWGTTTPQETPNPRQHPGPFPFQALARESSVEDQAPKGAERSLLSRIYFRLLVFLEVPLLLSMLSAVL
- the LOC118527273 gene encoding protein CD300H-like isoform X4 yields the protein MPPRDGRPWLPVALLLLQVPGCWCLSGPTSVTGTVGGSLSVQCQYEEKFREVAKYWCKSPCVWSTVKTKEADREVRSGRVSIRDHPATLTFTVTLESLTEDDAGTYRCGIDTSGLPGFVFDHTFRIEVSVTPGPSSVRPTSTPGLHRTLPVPTWGTTTPQETPNPRQHPGLLPENHLLKTRPLREPRGPCSAGSTSGSWSSWRCLCS
- the LOC118527273 gene encoding protein CD300H-like isoform X1, producing the protein MPPRDGRPWLPVALLLLQVPGCWCLSGPTSVTGTVGGSLSVQCQYEEKFREVAKYWCKSPCVWSTVKTKEADREVRSGRVSIRDHPATLTFTVTLESLTEDDAGTYRCGIDTSGLPGFVFDHTFRIEVSVTPGPSSVRPTSTPGLHRTLPVPTWGTTTPQETPNPRQHPGPFPFQALARESSVEDQAPKGAERSLLGSIHFLLLILLKVPLFLIMLSAVLWVNRPQWAICGTQSRPDEDNLRPSLSIDILSRDTATQTRGGRTSGPKPISSHLLPKTGKNK
- the LOC118527273 gene encoding protein CD300H-like isoform X5 translates to MPPRDGRPWLPVALLLLQVPGCWCLSGPTSVTGTVGGSLSVQCQYEEKFREVAKYWCKSPCVWSTVKTKEADREVRSGRVSIRDHPATLTFTVTLESLTEDDAGTYRCGIDTSGLPGFVFDHTFRIEVSVTPGPSSVRPTSTPGLHRTLPVPTWGTTTPQETPNPRQHPGLLPENHLLKTRPLREPRGPCSAASTSCSSFS
- the LOC118527273 gene encoding protein CD300H-like isoform X2, yielding MPPRDGRPWLPVALLLLQVPGCWCLSGPTSVTGTVGGSLSVQCQYEEKFREVAKYWCKSPCVWSTVKTKEADREVRSGRVSIRDHPATLTFTVTLESLTEDDAGTYRCGIDTSGLPGFVFDHTFRIEVSVTPGPSSVRPTSTPGLHRTLPVPTWGTTTPQETPNPRQHPGSLLGSIHFLLLILLKVPLFLIMLSAVLWVNRPQWAICGTQSRPDEDNLRPSLSIDILSRDTATQTRGGRTSGPKPISSHLLPKTGKNK